From Solibaculum mannosilyticum:
AGGAATTCCGCAAGAAGATTATCGGCGACGAAGAGGTCATCACCTGCCGTCCCGCCGACAAGCTCCAGCCTGAGCTGGACAAGCTGCGCGAGGAATGCAGCCAGTGGATCGAGCAGGAAGAGGACGTGCTGTCTTATGCCCAGTTCGGCCAGGTTGCAATCAAATTCTTTGAGCAGCGCCGCAACAAAAAGTATGGCATTGACGGCCATGTTGATATGGAGAAAAAAGTTCATCCCGTGTAAAAAGGGTTGCGGGAAGAGCGCCTGGACAGTGGATGTTGTTTCACTTGTCCGGGGATGATGCAAAAGAAGTGGGCCGCCGCCTGGTTGATCAGGATAGGGCGGCCTTTTCTTTGGCTTTATGAGATGTGCATAACCAGTGGTGACGGCCGGATGGGGGATTTGGTTGACAGACGGTCTGGAACCCTGTAAAATAAACGGTAGAAACTAGAAGGAACGGTAGGTCGAAGCTTATGATTCGCAGCATGACCGGTTATGGCCGTGCCCAGGAGGTTTTGGACGGTTTGGATATTACGGTGGAGATCAAGTCGGTCAACCACCGTTATTTTGAGTTTTCCGCCCGGACCCCTCGCGCTTACGGTTTTTTGGATGAAAAGATCAAATCCTATTTGCAGTCCCGGGTCAACCGGGGCAAGGTGGACGTGTATGTGGCGGTGGAATCGCTGGATACGGTGGAAGCCCAGGTGGACATCAACGACACCCTTGCGGCGGGATATGTCAAAGCTCTGCGGGAGCTGTCCCAACGGTACCAGCTGCCCGACGACGTGACGGTGTCCACCATCGCCGGGTATCACGATATCTTTACCGTGCGCAAAACGCCGGAGAATGAAGAACGCATTTGGGCGGCCGTCAGCCAGGTTCTCAGCAAGGCCGCCGATGATTTTATCGCCATGAGGGAGGTCGAAGGGGCCCGTATGGCGGAGGACGTCCGCGCCCGCGGGGCCGATATCCTGGAGAAGGTGGCCTTTGTGGAGCAGCGTTCGCCTGAAACGGTGGCGGCTTACCGCGCCAAATTGGAGGCCCGTCTCAAAGAGGTGTTGGCCGATAAAACCTTGGACGAACGCATGATCCTAAACGAAGCGGCTATTTTTGCCGATAAGACCGCCGTGGCGGAGGAGACCATCCGCCTGCGCAGCCACATCAGCCAGCTTTACTCCATGCTGGAAGGCGGCAGCCCCATTGGCCGCAAGCTGGATTTCTTGGTGCAGGAGATCAACCGGGAGACCAATACCATCGGCTCCAAGGCCCAGGATGTGGAGATTGCCCGAGTGGTGGTGGACGTCAAGGCAGAGATTGAGAAGATCCGCGAACAGATTCAAAACATTGAATAGACCGTACACAGTTGTTACGGGAGGGATTTTTGCATGAAACTCATTAACATTGGATTTGGCAATATGGTGTCGGCAAGCCGTCTGGTGGCCATCGTCAGCCCGGAATCGGCGCCCATCAAGCGCATCATGCAGGACGCCCGTGATCGCGGCGCCCTCATCGACGCCACCTACGGCCGCCGCACTCGCGCCGTCATCATAACCGACAGCGACCATGTGATTCTGTCGGCCGTGCAGCCTGAGACAGTGGCCAACCGCTTAAACGACCACGAGGATGACGAGGAGTTGGAAGAGGATGAATAAGGGACTAGTCGTGATCCTGTCCGGCCCGTCCGGGTCGGGAAAAGGATCGGTGGTAGGCCGCATGATGGAGATGGAGGAGAGCATCCGTCTCTCGGTTTCGGCTACCACAAGAGGGCCCCGGGAGGGGGAAATTGCCGGGGTGCATTATCACTATATGACCAAGCCCCAGTTTGAAGAGCTCATTGAGCAGGACGGCGTACTGGAATACGCCCGTTACTGCGACAATTACTATGGGACACCGGCTGCGCCTGTCCGCCAATGGAGGGAGGAAGGCCGGGACGTGCTTCTGGAAATCGAGGTGCAAGGTGCCCACCAAGTCAAGACGAAGATTCCGGAGGCCATCACGATTTTCATCATGCCCCCCAGCATGGAGGTGCTGAAAAAACGTCTGGTAGGCCGCAATACGGAGCCGGAAGAAGTGGTGCAAAAGCGGCTTCAGACGGCTGTGGATGAGATGAAGCAGGCCGATCAGTACGACTATATTGTGGTAAACGACGATCTGGACGATGCGGCCCGGGATGTACTGGCTATTTTGTCGGCGGAAAAAGCCCGCGCTGTCCATATGACTCAATTTGTGCAGGAGGTACTTAACGATGCTGAAAACGGGAATTGCTGATTTAAAAACCGATGAAAGCTATTACGCCTTGGTGATGGCCATCGCCAAAAGAGCCCGCAATATTGCGGAAAAGGCGGAACGGGAAGAAATCCCGTTGACCGAGAAGCCCGTCAGCCTGGCGCTGGAGGAATTGAGAGAAGGGCACCTTCTCATCACCCATCCCCAGCATGAGGACGACGAGGATTCTATGCAATGACCCTGTCTACTCCCGCAGCATCCATTGCCAATGTGGCGGTGGAGGGGACGGCCTTTCATTTTGACAAGCTGTACGGCTATCGAATCCCCGTGGAATTGATGGGGCAGGTGCAGCCGGGATGCCGGGTGGTAGTGCCTTTTGGAATGGGCAATCGCAAACGGCAGGGTTTGGTGATGTCCCTAGGCGAGACGGCCGACGTGGAAAAAATCAAGCCGCTGCATTCACTGCTGGATGAAAAACCGGTTCTATCGCAGGAACTGCTCCAGTTGGCCGCTTGGCTCAAGCAAAAGACCTATTGTACCACGTTTGAATCGGCCAAGGCTATGCTGCCGGCCGGTATTAATGTCAATCTCTCGGTGAGCTATTGTGCTGCCCCGGACGTCGATCCGGAAAAACTGGAAACCCTCAGTGACGATGGAAAAAGGCTGGTGGAAATGCTCAGGCGCAGCCGCGCCATGGTAACCCGCAGCCGTCTGCTCAAAGTGATGGGCCTGGATGAAAAGAGCCGTCTGCCGGATGAACTGGCCGAACAAGGCGTCATTATGCGCAGCGACAGCGCCGTGCGCCGGGTAGGGGATCTGACGGTACGTATGGCCCGGCTATGTGATCCTCAATCGGCGGAGGAACTGCTCAGTGGATCGGATTTGACGCCCAAGCAAAAAAATGTGGTGCGTTTTTTGCAGGAGGCTGGTACGGCATCCATCAAAGAGATTGGGTATTTTGCCTTCTGTGGCCCGGGCGTGGTGACGGCGTTGGAACGCAAAGGAGTGGTTTTGTGCTACCAGCATCAGGTATACCGCAATCCCTTCCGGGATCAGGTACAGGGACCGGCATCGCCCATCCAGCTCACACAATCGCAACAAGACGTCTTTGACCGCCTACTGGCGCAGATTCGCGCAGGGGGCGGTGTTTCCTTATTGCATGGAATTACCGGCAGTGGCAAGACGCAGGTGTTCCTGCGTTTGGCCCAAGAGGTGGTGGAGAGCGGACGTTCGGTCATCGTTATGGTGCCGGAGATTTCCCTCACGCCTCAGACCATGCAGCTTTTTTATACCCGATTTGGCAGCCGTGTAGCCGTGATCCACAGCGGCCTTTCCCTGGGGGAACGGTTGGATGAATGGAAGCGCATCAAAAATGGGGAAGCACCTGTTATAGTGGGCACTCGTTCGGCGGTATTCGCCCCTTGTGAGAACATCGGCCTTATCATCATGGATGAAGAACAGGAATCCAGCTATAAGTCGGAGGCGGCTCCCCGGTTCCACGCAAAAGACGTAGCAAAGTTCCGGGCAAAATGGCACAAGGCGCAGCTGCTTTTGTGTTCGGCTACACCGTCCCTCACGAGCTACTATGCCGCGAAACAGGGACGGTATTCCCTCCATCAGCTCAAGGAGCGGTATGGCGACGCCGTACTTCCCAAGGTGGAGATCGTAGATATGCGGGGAGAGTCTCCTGGAAGCGGTTCCATCAGCGAAGCGCTCAGGGAAGCGCTGGAACAAAATTTAGAGGCGGGCAATCAGTCGATTTTACTGCTCAATCGGCGTGGATACAATACCTTTGCCTCTTGTCTGAGCTGCGGTGAGGTCATCTCTTGTCCTTATTGCAGCATCTCCATGACCTATCACGCCGCCAACGGCCGGTTGATGTGCCATTACTGCGGCCATTCCCAGGAGGTGCCGTCGGTGTGTCCCCACTGTGGGGAAGGACACATCCAGTATACAGGCTTTGGCACCCAAAGAGTGGAACAGGAACTACAGGAATTGCTTCCCAGCGCCCGCATCGTCCGCATGGATACCGATACGACCATGTCCCACTTGTCCCACGAGAGCAAGCTCAAGGCATTTGCCCAAGGGCAGTATGACATCATGATCGGGACACAGATGGTGGCCAAGGGTTTGGATTTTGAAAAAGTGACGCTGGTCGGAGTGATTTTAGCCGACCAGCCGTTATATAATGATGATTATAGGAGTTATGAACGCACTTTTGCGTTGCTGACCCAGGTAGTGGGCCGGGCGGGACGCAGGGGGACAAAGGGTAGGGCTATCATCCAGACCTATATCCCGGATCATCCCATCCTCCATTTGGCCGCGGCTCAGGACTACGAAGCTTTCTACGAAACGGAGATCGCCACAAGAAAAATGATGCTGTACCCGCCCTTTTGTGATATCTGTATGGTGGGTTTCCTGGGGATCAAAGAGCAGAAGGTGGCCGACAGCGCCCATTATTTTTTACAGCGTTTTGCCGATGCCGCATCCCGGGATTACAGTGATTTACCTCTTCAGGTATTGGGTCCGGCTCCAGCCAGTATCGCCCGGGTCAATGGGAAATACCGGTACCGGTTGATTGTCAAATGCAGGGACGGCCGGCGATTCCGGCAACTGATGGCGCTGCTTCTCACCGATTTCGGGAAAAAACGGGAGTATTCTGATGTTACAGCGTTTGCAGATATGAATCCAGAGGGAATACTATAACCAAACTTAGAAAGGGTTGATTGAGATGGCCATTCGGAATATCGTAAAAGAGGGCGATCCTGTTTTAAAAAAGGTATCCCGTCCGGTGGAAAAATTTGACGATCGTCTGCACGTTTTGTTGGACGACATGTACGAAACCATGAAGAAAGACGGTGTGGGACTGGCCGCCGTACAGGTGGGTGTACTGCGCCGTGTCGTGGTAATCGATATCGGAGAGGGAAGGATTGAACTCATCAATCCGGAGATCATCGCCCAGGAAGGCGAACAGCAGGATGTGGAAGGATGCTTGTCCTGTCCTGGAAAGTACGGCGTTACCTCCCGGCCCATGCAGGTGACGGTCAAGGCCCAAGACCGCAACGGGGAGTATTTTACCATCACCGGCAGGGAATTGCTGGCCAGGGCTTTTTGCCATGAGATCGATCATTTGGACGGCAAACTCTTTTACAGCCATGTGCTCTATATGCTGGACGACGAAAAATAAGAATGGATGATGCAATATGAACATCGTTTTTATGGGGACGCCGGATTTTGCCGTACCGTGCCTGCAAGCGCTGCTTGACGCAGGGCATACGGTCAGCGGCGTCGTGACTCAGCCCGACAAACCGAAAGGACGTAAGTATGTCCTGACACCGCCGCCGGTAAAGGTGTTGGCTCAGAAGAATGGGATACCGGTTTACCAGCCCGTTTCCCTGAAGCAAGAAGATTCATGGGAACCCATCAAAGCCTGGAACCCGGATCTCATCGCCGTGGTGGCCTACGGTAAAATTTTACCCAAAACCATTCTGGATTTGCCCCGCTATGGATGTGTCAATGTCCATGCCTCCTTATTGCCTCGGCATCGCGGGGCGGCGCCCATCCAGTGGAGCATCCTCATGGGGGACAAAGAGACCGGCGTCACCACCATGCAAATGGCCGAGGGTTTAGATACCGGCGATATGCTCCTCAAATGCAGCACACCCATCGATCCACAGGAGACGTCAGGACAACTTCACGACCGTTTGATGACGATGGGAGCCAAGCTGTTGGTAGACACCATGGAACACATTCAGAAGGGGGATATTACCCCTCAAAAACAGGATGACAGTCTTTCGACCTATGCCTCTATGCTCAGCAAATCCATGTGCCCCATCGACTGGACAAAGAGCGCCGAGCAGGTGCACAATCAGATCCGGGGACTATCGCCCTGGCCCACCGCCACCACCTTGCTGGAGGGAAAAACCCTGAAGGTTCACTCCTCTGTGGTGGACGGAACCTGCAAAGGGCAGCCTGGAGAGATCGCGGCAGTGAAGCCTCTGACGGTGGCATGCGGCGACGGTAAGGGGCTCAGGATCTTGGAAGTGCAGTACGAGGGTGGAAAACGCATGCTCATCGATGCATTTTTACGGGGCCATCCGGTCAAAATAGGGATGGTACTGGGCAAATAAAGCCTGGGAAAAACCTGATGCAGCGACGTTGAAAGGGGAACCTTCATGCCATATTTCTACATTGATCCCTATTATATTATTTTGGTCATTCCGGCCATCCTCCTGTCTTTATTGGCACAGGTGAGGGTCAAAACCACGTTTCACAAATACAGTCAGGTGGGAAACTATCGAGGCTTGACCGGTGCACAGGCCGCCTCCCGCATCCTGCAGGACAACGGCATCACCAATGTAGCGGTGGAACGTGTGGGAGGCAATCTCACCGACCACTTTGATCCCAAGGCTATGGTGATCCGGTTGTCGGACAGCGTCTATAACAGTTCGTCCATCGCCGCCGTAGGCGTGGCCGCCCACGAGGCTGGGCATGCAGTGCAGCATGCCGTGGGTTATGCGCCCATCCGCATCCGGAACGCCATTGTACCGGTGGTCAACTTTGGTTCGGCGCTGTCTTGGCCATTGGTGCTGTTTGGAATCCTTTTTTCCTATTCTTTCCTGATCAATATCGGTATTATCCTTTTTTGCGCCACATTGGTGTTTCAGATCATCACGTTGCCTGTGGAATTCAATGCAAGCAGCCGGGCCATGGCTATTTTGGGAAGCTCGGGAATGCTTTCCGACCAGGAGCTCAAAGGCGCCCGCAGCGTTTTGACAGCGGCGGCCATGACCTATGTGGCGGCAGTTATCGTCAGTATTGCCCATCTGCTCAGGCTTTTGCTGCTTACGAGGGGGCGTCGCGGTGACTGAACAAAAGGCAAATCCCCGCAAACTGGCGGTGGAAGCTCTGATCAAATTGGAGGAACAGGAGGGGTACAGCAACCTCATCCTGGACTCCATGCTGCAAAAATCCAAGATGGATCCCCGGGATGCCGCCCTGTTTTCCACCTTGTTTTACGGCGTCCTGGAGCGGAAAATCACCTTGGATTACATAATTACAAAACATTCCAGTAAACCCATCCGGAAATTATCCCCTCAGGTTCTCAATATTTTGCGCACCGCTATTTATCAAATCCGATATTTGGAACGCATCCCGGATTCAGCGGCCGTGGATCAGGCCGTCCGGCTGACACGTAAATTCAGGCAGACGTCGGCCAGCGGTTTTGTCAATGCTGTCCTGCGCGCTGTCCTGCGTCAGGGGAATGTAGTGTGGCCTGACGAGAAAAAAGAACCTGTCCGGAATCTCTCGGTGCGGTATTCCGTGCCGGAGGAAATCGTAAAGCTGTGGCGAAAAAGCTATGGGCAAGAGGAAACCATTTCGATGCTGGAAGCCTTTCAGCAGCCCCGTCCCATCTATGTGCGGGCCAACACCACCAGGGTGACGGCTGGACAATTGGCGGAACGGCTTAAAAAGGACGGCGTCGAGGCAAGGGAATTGCCGTTGGTTCCTGGGGCGGTGGAGCTTCAGGGAGGCGGCAGTGTGGAACAGATGTCAACGTTCCAGGAGGGGCTTTTCCACGTGCAGGATCTGGCGTCCCAGCTGTGCTGTATGGCAGTGGATCCTCAGAAAGAGGAGCTAGTGGCGGATGTGTGCGCCGCCCCTGGGGGAAAATCTTTCACCTTGGCGGAGAGGATGGGAGAGGGCGTCGTGTATGCCTTTGACCTCCACGATCACCGGGTAAAACTGATGAAACAAGGGGCTACGAGACTGGGACTCACCGGCGTAAAAGCGGCGGTGCGGGATGCAAACGCCCCGGATCAAACGGGGATTTTGGCCGACCGGGTGTTGTGCGATGTGCCTTGTTCCGGACTGGGCGTCATCGGCCGGAAGCCGGAGATCCGGTACAAATCCTTGAAATTCCTTGAAAATCTACCCGATTTGCAATATAATATTCTAAGTTTTTCCTCTCAGATGGTTAAACCTGGAGGAAAATTGGTATACTCTACATGTACCTTGTATCCTGCTGAGAATGAGCAGGTAGTGGAACGGTTCTTACAGGAGCACGATACATTCCAATTAGAGCCGGTGAAGTTGCCTTCGTCCGTGTTACGAGAGCAGGATGTCGGAAAAGGGATGGTCACTTTATTGCCCCATCGTTCGGGCGGTGACGGTTTTTTTGTAGCGTGCTTTGTGAAAAAAACTCATGGAGGAGTCCATGCAAAAGATTGACATCACGGCGTTGACCGATGAACAATTGAAAGGCGTCATGGCCGATTTGGGTCAGCCGGCCTTCCGGGCAAAACAAGTGAAGGCGTGGCTGCAGAAGGGGGTCAACTCCTTTGACGAGATGACAAACCTGCCCAAAGCCATGCGGGAACGATTGGTCAATGATTATGATATTCCGTCGGTGAACATCCGGCAAAAATGGACGTCCCAGCAGGATGAAACGGTTAAATATCTGTTTGAGCTGGGGGACGGCCAGTTAATTGAAGCGGTGTTTATGGTGTACCACTACGGATGTTCCTTGTGCATCTCCACGCAGGCGGGATGTAAAATGGGATGCGCCTTTTGCGCCACTGGTTTGGGCGGTTATCGGCGCAATCTGAAAAGCTATGAGATGCTGGGAGAAATCCACGCCGCTCAGAGAGATACCGGCAAACGCATCTCCCATGTGGTGCTCATGGGCATGGGGGAGCCGCTGGATAATTACGATGAGGTGCTGGACTTTCTCAAAAAGGTGTCGTCACCCGACGGCTTAAACATCGGGATGCGGCATATTTCCCTCTCCACCTGCGGCCTGGTGGATCAAATCGACCGCCTGCGGGAGAAAAAGTTACAGCTTACCTTATCGGTATCCCTCCACGCACCCAACGATACCATCCGGGATGAGCTGATGCCCATCAACCACAAGTGGAAGGTGGATGAATTGCTGCGGTCCTGCCGGCAGTACATCGATGCAACCGGCCGGCGTATCTCCTTTGAATACGCCATGATAAACGGCGTCAACGACAGCGATGCATGCGCTTTGGAGCTTGCCAAAAAGCTCAAAGGGATGCTTTGCCATATCAACCTCATTCCAGCCAACGAAGTGCGGGAAAACGATTACCGGCGCAGCAGCCGGCAGCGTTTGGAACGTTTTGCTGAGATTTTGACACAAGCGGGGCTGAATGTCACCGTCCGGCGGAGCCTGGGCGGCGACATCGACGCATCCTGCGGCCAGCTTCGCGGCCGCTGTGTGTGAAAGGAGGAGAAGCCTTGCAGATTTTTATGAAGAGTGATGTCGGTCTGATGCGTCACACAAACCAAGACGATTGTGCAGTAGGATATCTGCCAAACGGTGCTTGGGCTGTGGTATGCGACGGAATGGGCGGCGTTCAGGGCGGTAATGTAGCCAGTGCCCTGGCAGTGGATCTCATTAGTAGTCAGATTGCGTCCTCTTATCGCCCTGGGATGGGGGGAAAATCCATCCGCAACATGCTGGAGGTGGCTTTTGACGCCGCCAATATGAGCATCTTTGAAACATCCTGCGACATCGACGGACTGCGCGGTATGGGGACCACTGCTACCGTAGTGGTGGTAGAAGGCGATACCGCCTATATCGCCCATGCAGGCGACAGCCGGGCCTACTTAATCTCAAAGGATGCCATTTCCCAAGTCACGAGGGATCATTCCATTGTCCAGGAAATGGTGGAGGCCGGTGAACTGACCCAAAGTCAAGCCCGTACCCATCCCAACAAGCATATGATCACCCGCGCGCTGGGGGTCGTTCATGAGGTGGAGATGGATTACTGTGAAGTATCCGTCCAGGACGGCGATGTGCTGATCCTCTGTACCGACGGTCTTTCCAATTATCTGGAGGCCGATGAGATATTACAAGCGGAACGAAAGGGTCTGGCCGACCTTTGCGACCGACTTGTGAGGGAAGCAAATAACCGAGGCGGCAGCGACAATATTACCGTCGCAGTGCTGGCTCTGGCATCATTGCAGGAGTGATTGGTTTGGATAAATACATTGGAAAACGGCTGGATGGCCGTTACGAGATCCTAGAGACCGTCGGTGTCGGCGGTATGGCGGTGGTATACAAGGCCCATGACCTGATGGATGACCGTATTGTAGCCATTAAGGTGCTCAAAAGCGAATATGTGGGCAATGAGGAGTTCCGCCGCCGTTTTAAGAACGAGTGTAAAGCCATTGCGGTGCTGGACCATCCCAACATCATCAAGGTGTACGATGTGAGCTTCGGCGACCGCATCGAGTACATTGTCATGGAGTACATCGACGGCATCACCCTCAAGGAATACATCGAGCAGCAGAAGGTGATCCAGTGGAAAGATGCGGTGCATTTCACCGTTCAGATCCTGAGAGCTCTTCAGCACGCCCACGATAAAGGGATTATCCACCGGGACATTAAGCCCCAGAACATCATGCTGCTGGCCGACGGCACCATCAAGGTGACCGATTTTGGCATCGCCCGGTTTTCCCGCAACACCTCCCATACGTTCAACAGCGAACAGGCCATTGGATCGGTGCATTACATCAGTCCTGAACAGGCCAGCGGCGAAATCACCGATGAAAAGACCGATTTGTATTCTGTAGGCGTCATGCTCTACGAGATGCTGACCGGACGCCTCCCCTTTGAAGCGGACAGCGCCGTATCGGTGGCCATCATGCAGATGCAGTCCACCCCCAAGATGCCCCGGGAAATCAATCCTGACATCCCTGAAGGTCTGGAACAAATCACCATGCGGGCTATGCAGAAGAATCCGGCCCAGCGGTATCAGTCAGCAGCTGAGATGCTCAAGGATATTGACGAGTTCAAACGGGATCCCAGCATCCATTTTGCCTATAAATATTTTGTGGATGAGACTCCCACAAGGGTAGTTGATTCTATGAATAAGATTAAAGCTGCCGAGACATCAAAGCCAGAACCGGAACCAAAGAAAAAGAAATCCAATGCCATCCCCATGCTGGCAGGCATCGCTTTTGGCGTAGTACTGTTTATTGTGGCCTTTATCCTGCTGGTGGGATGGTGGACCGGCTGGTTCAACAGCAGTGAAAAATCTACCCTGGATATGCCGTCCCTTATCGGTATGACGATGGAAGAGGCCAAGAGTCAGTATCCGGACTTTGAGATTGTCCAGGAGACAACCCGTTATGACGATGCCCCCAAGGATGAGATTGTGGAACAGACGCCGTCTGAAGGCACTAACGTTCCCAAGCATCAGCAGGTCAAAGTCATCATCAGCCTGGGCCCCAAGGGGGATGAGATGCCGGATCTGGCAGGCAAGGAGTTGGCGGAGGCAAAATCCATTCTCAATAAGATGAACGTGCAATACGATATCCAGGAGCGCAAAGACGACGAGACTGCCAAGGGCAGTATCATTTCCACGCAGCCGACTGCCGGCAGTAGCATCACCAAAGATACCTTGGTGACCTTGTATGTCAGCTTGGGGCCGGATACCACCACTGTGACGGTGCCTCCAGTCAAGGGCCTCTCGGAGGAAGATGCAAAACGAGTGCTGGAGAAGAAGGGCCTTAAGATCAGCCAATCTGAGACACAAAGCAGTGACCGTCCGAAAGGGGAGGTACTGGATAGTTCTCCCAAGGAAGGCGAAGAAGTGGCCGAAGGCAGTACGGTAAAACTGTATATCAGCTCCGGTAAAAAAGCAGAAAATAAGGTGGACATCAGCGTAGGATTGCCCAATACCAGTACG
This genomic window contains:
- the pknB gene encoding Stk1 family PASTA domain-containing Ser/Thr kinase, translated to MDKYIGKRLDGRYEILETVGVGGMAVVYKAHDLMDDRIVAIKVLKSEYVGNEEFRRRFKNECKAIAVLDHPNIIKVYDVSFGDRIEYIVMEYIDGITLKEYIEQQKVIQWKDAVHFTVQILRALQHAHDKGIIHRDIKPQNIMLLADGTIKVTDFGIARFSRNTSHTFNSEQAIGSVHYISPEQASGEITDEKTDLYSVGVMLYEMLTGRLPFEADSAVSVAIMQMQSTPKMPREINPDIPEGLEQITMRAMQKNPAQRYQSAAEMLKDIDEFKRDPSIHFAYKYFVDETPTRVVDSMNKIKAAETSKPEPEPKKKKSNAIPMLAGIAFGVVLFIVAFILLVGWWTGWFNSSEKSTLDMPSLIGMTMEEAKSQYPDFEIVQETTRYDDAPKDEIVEQTPSEGTNVPKHQQVKVIISLGPKGDEMPDLAGKELAEAKSILNKMNVQYDIQERKDDETAKGSIISTQPTAGSSITKDTLVTLYVSLGPDTTTVTVPPVKGLSEEDAKRVLEKKGLKISQSETQSSDRPKGEVLDSSPKEGEEVAEGSTVKLYISSGKKAENKVDISVGLPNTSTPVYLKVYVGGIEQADLRSSELIPNVAREYNFTLSGTGTTTVTVRINTSSGGGFDDYVVYKVDFDQGKVTVVNQYPFDDPNKGESSKEPSSEPSSEPPETPDPTEDEEENLMDRIW